CAGCATGGGCCGTCGAATAAACCATGCCTGAATACTTGTTCTCTACCTCAGTTGTTAATGTTCAGGGCCGACCTTTGGGTCCCCCTAAATTTTGCGCAAAATTCGAGCATCACGCATCACGCACCACGCACCACGCACCACGCACCACGCATCACGCATCACGCATCACGCACCACGCATCACGCACCACACATCACGCACCACGCATCACGCACCACGCACCACGCATCACGCATCACGCATCACGCATCACGCACCACGCACCACGCATCACGCATCACGCATCACGCATCACGCACCACGCACCACGCACCACGAACACAAGCCTATTCTCTTCATCATCGAGTCAACACCATCCATCATGCCAGCCGTCTATCCCTTCACCGCCATCGTCGGCCAGGAACGAATGAAACGGGCGTTGATCCTCAACGCCATCAATCCCCAGATCGGGGGTGTGCTCATCCGCGGGGAGCGGGGCACGGCCAAATCCACCACTGCCCGTGGTCTGGCCGCGCTCTTACCCGATCTGGAGGTGGTCGAAGGCTGTAAGTTCGGCTGCGACCCCAACCAGCCGCTTTTCCTCTGCACCGAATGCCAGGAACGATTGGAGCGCGAGGGCATCCTGCCGATCACCACGCGGCGCATCCGCTTCATCGACCTGCCCGTAAGCGCCACCGAAGACCGGGTGGTGGGCACGCTCGACATCGAGAAGGCGATCAAGAAGGGCGAGCGCCATTTCGAGCCGGGCGTGTTGGCGGCGGCCAATCGCGGCCTACTCTATGTCGATGAGGTCAACCTGCTCGACGACCATGTGGTCGACCTGCTGCTCGATTCGGCGGCGATGGGCGTGAATGTGGTCGAGCGCGAGGGCATCAGCTTCCAACATCCGGCTGCCTTCATCCTGGTGGGGACGATGAACCCCGAAGAGGGCGACCTGCGTCCGCAGCTGCTCGATCGCTTCGCCCATGCGGTGGACATCGAAGGCATCGCCGACGCCAGCGCCCGCGTGGAAATCGTCCGCCGGCGGCTGGCCTACGAGCGCGACCCCGAGTCCTTCTACGCCGACTGGGCCGAACGCGAGCATCACATCTCGGCGGAAATCGAGCGCGCCCGCAACCGCCTGCCGTTGGTGAAATACAGCGACCGCGACATCTATCTGATCGCCCATCTCACCGCCTCGTTCAACGTGGATGGACACCGCGCCGACATCGTCATCCTCAAGACGGCCGCCGCCAACGCCGCCTACGAAGGCCGGCTGGAGATCAACGAACACGACATCATGATCGGGGCCGAGTTGGCGCTGCCGCATCGCCTCAAGCGCCAACCGTTCCAGGATGCCTCCTTGCAGCCGCAGCAGTTGCAGCAACGCATGCAACAGGCGCAACAGCAGGCCGAAAGCGAACAAATGCAGCGGGCCGAGGCCGGCGCGCCGGGCGAGGTAAAAAAAAAGACGGTGACATAGAGGGCGACGAACTAAGCGACGAGATGGCGGGGACGCCGGGCGAGGCGGAACAGGTCACAGGACGCGACGCCACCAGCCCCGGCGACAAAAAGGCCCCCAGCCGCCTCTCGCAGGTGGGCGACACCTTCAAGGTCAAGCGATTGGATACGCCCATCGACAAGCTGACGCGGGCCAAAGGGGGGCGCCGTTCCACCACCCGCACCGAGCGCAAGCGCGGGCGCTACATCCGCGCCCGGCCCGCCTACGACAAGATGGACGACATTGCCTTCGACGCCACCTTCCGCCAGGCTGCCATCCAGCAGGTCCACCGCCAGCGCCATGATGTCGCCTTTGCCGTCGAGCGCGAGGACTTGCAGCGCAAAGTGCGCGTGCGGCGGGCCTCCAATCTGATCCTGTTCGTGGTCGACGCCTCCTGGTCGATGGCGGCAGCCGAACGCATGGAGGCCACCAAAGGGGCGGTGATGTCCCTGCTCATCGACGCCTACCAGCGCCGCGACCAGGTGGGGCTGGTCGTCTTTCAGAAGGAACGGGCGCGCGTCGTCCTGCCCCCCACCAGCAGCGTGGAACTGGCCCAGAAAGCCCTGCGCGACGTGCCCGTGGGTGGCAAGACGCCGCTTTCGTCGGGGCTGTTGACTTCCTACAACGTGATCATGGCGGCGCGACGCCGCGACCCCGAAACGCGACCCCTGATGTTTCTCCTCACCGACGGCGCCGGCAACGTCAGCATCACCGGCATGGCGGCCCAGGAAGAGGCCCTGCGCATGGCCGATCTGTTCAAACAGGCACACATCCGCACGGTGACGGTGAACATGGAGCACCAGGCCTTCGACCGCGGCCTGGCCCAGCAGCTGGCCGATGCCCTGGGCGGCGCCTGCTACAACCTGCCCGAACTACGGGCCGAATCGCTCTTGAAAACCGTACAAGACGAGCTTCACGGCAGACGATAGTCCCATGATCACCCCGATTTACTCTCTCGTCATCGGGTTTGGGGGCCTTGTTTGCCTGCTTTTCGGCTTGCGCATGTCTTGGGCCTGGATTGGCTTTGCCGTCTTCCAGTTGGCCTGGCGCCTGGGCGATCTGTTGCTCTATCGCAGTTCTGATTGGGTGCGCACCCTGGGCGCACTGGCCATCGGCCTGGTCGCCTCCATCTTCGTCCTGCTAGTGGTGTGGCGCCTTCCGCGCCTGACCGTGATCGTCGGCGGCTTCGTCGCTGGGGCCAGCATTACACTCACTCTGCTGGGCACGATCTACGTCGATGTAGCAACCTGGGTGCTCATCGTTCTACCTCTGGTGGCTGCCCTTGCCGGCGCCGCCATTTGCTGGCGCCGGTTGTCCTTCAGGACGGCAGTCATTGTTCTTTCAGCGATCACCGGCGCTCATCTGCTTTCCAACCTGGTGCGGGACTTGCTGGATGCCGCCGTGATTGCCGGTCTGTCCGCTTCATTGCGACCACAACTTTTCGCGCCCATGTTTGCCACCACCGATGCCCTGCAGACCGCCATCTTCCTGGTTCTGACCGGCGTTGGCATCCACTATCAGGCACACCGCCAGCCACACTGGCAACCGGCTTTGGGGCTGGCAGGCGTGCTGTTTTCGGCAACCATCCTGATATCTTGCGCCCGCCAGCCAGTCCCGCTCGACAAACCGCTGGCCCTCGTCAACCCTGGCGCCGATGTCACGCCTGAAGACCGCCCACAAATCAACCTGCGGCCCGATGACCGCATCCTCGTTCTCGTCCCCCACCCTGATGACGAAGTCCTGGCGGCGGCAGGAGTCATCCAGCGCGCGCTCAGCATGGGCCTTCCGGTCGAGGTTGTTTACTTCACCAACGGCGACTATAACCAAGGCTCCTTTGCCCTCTACTTCCGGCGCATCTCTCTCAGCCCGGCCGAAGCGCTGCGCGGGGGCTACGTGCGTTACGCCGAGGCCCTGGCTGCGATGACCACGCTGGGCGTCAGCAGCGATCATATCAGATTCCTCGGCTATCCCGACTTCGGCACACGCGACATCTGGCTGAATCATTGGGCCGACCGTCCGCCCTATCGCGCCCGGCTAACCCGCCGCAATGCCGTTCCCTATCATCGCACTCAAAGCTACGGCGCGGCCTATCGCGGCGAGAGCATCCTCGCCGACCTCGAAACGATCTTGCGGGATACCCGGCCAACCATCATTTTCACCTCGCACCCCGGCGACAAGCACCCCGACCATCAGGTGTTGCCGCTCTATCTGCGTGTCGCCATGTGGGATCTTGCCGCCGAGATCGGGCAGCCACAGGTTTACTATTTCATCACCCATTATGGCCGCTGGCCGCAGCCAAAGGGCCTTGATCCTGCCTGGCCCAACAACCCGCCAGAAGAATTCGATGTCGGCAATCGCTGGCATTCATTCGCCCTTACCTCAACCGAAGTCGAGCGCAAACTTACAGCACTCAAACAGCATGACAGCCAGTGGGGGTCAGACCAACCCTTCTTGGAGTCATTCGTGCGGCGTAACGAATCCTTCGACACCCTCCCGGACATCCGGCTCGATCCACAACACCGCCAGGCCATCATTGCCTACGAGTCATCGGCCCTTCCCGACCAACCATTGGCCGGCCTCGAGCCTCAGGATCAGGCAGCTTTCGTAGACGCCGACCTGCGCACCATCAGCCTAGAGGATGACAAACTCGTATTGTCGCTCATCTTCAGCACACCACTAAGCCGAAATGTCAAAGCCCAAGTGCACCTGGCCGGTTATCGAGCCGACAGACCCTTCGCCCAAATGCCCAAGATCACCATCGATACCACCAGCCTCGGCGCCAAGGTCTACGAGCGAGGCCGGCGACTGGCTTCGAACCGCGTCGAAACGCGCGGCGATGCTCTGACCCGCCAGATTTCTGTACCCCTGGCCATGCTTGGCGACCCAGACAGAGTGTTGCTCACCGCCTGGATTACAAACGATGACGTGCCGCTCGACTCGGTGCCGTGGATCGTCATCGACTTGAGCGCCAATCCGTAACCCGGCCCTTCGGCCTGCCCTGCCCCACAAGTTGATCCCTGTGTCCTCTCGTCGCCTCATCGCCGATTCAGCCCTGCTCTTCGTCGCCTTCATCTGGGGCGTCACCTTCGTCATGGTGCAGGAAGCCGTGCGCACTTACCCGGTCTTCCCCTTTCTGTTCACACGCTTCCTGCTGGCGCTGGTCGGGCTGCTTCCCATCCTCTGGTGGCGGCGCTCGCACCTGCCGCCTACACCCCACCAGGCGCCGTTTCGCCGCCAGCTGGCTGCCGGCGGCTTGATCGGCCTCTTCCTCTTTGCCGGCTATGCCTTCCAGACCGCCGGCCTGCAATACACCACGCCCGCCAAGGCCGGCTTCATCACCGGGCTGGGGGTGGTGTTCGTGCCAGCGATGGGGATTTTGCTCCAGCGCGAGCGACTCAGCCCGGCCGTGGGGCTGGGGATTGGCGCCGCCGCCCTGGGCCTGGCTTTCCTCTCGCTTAGCGGCGTCGATCTCGCCCAGGGCGTCAACCGTGGCGACCTGCTGGTGCTCGGCTGCTCGATCAGCTTCGCCGCCCAGATTTTCGCCGTTGGCCAGTTCGCCCCGCGCATGAACGCCCTGGCCCTGACGACGATCCAACTCGCGACCGTGGTTGTGTTGGCAGGCGCGGCCTCGCTTCTCTTCGAAACTGGCGCGCCCTGGCCGCCCACCGGCCAACCCCTCTTTGCCGCCTTCTTCACCGGCATCCTCTGCACAGCCCTTGCTTTTGGCATCCAGACCGCCGCCCAACGCTTCACCACCGTCACCCACACCGCCCTCATCTTCGCCACCGAGCCGGTCTTCGCCGCCCTGGCTTCCTTCGTCCTCATCGGCGAGCGCCTCGGCCCCGCCCAGATGCTGGGCTGCGGCCTCATCCTGGCCGGGATGCTGCTGGCCGAGGTGGGGCCAGGATTGGGTGGGCGAGTGAAACGGGAGGCGTGAAGGGTGTTCCGTGTTGCGTGTTCCGTGTTTCGTGTTGCGTGAAACGTGAGGCGTGAGGCGTGAACATCGTCCTTCGTCCTCCGTCCTCTGCCCTCCGTCCTCCATCCCATCGATGTCTAAGAAAGTCCTGGTTAGCGGCTGCTACGACATGCTCCACAGCGGCCACATCGCCTTCTTCCAGGAGGCCGCCGCCTACGGCGACCTCTACGTCGCCCTCGGCTCGGACCGCACTGTGACCGAAATCAAGGGCCGCGCCCCCATCAACAGCGAGGAGGAACGGCTGTTCATGGTGCGCTCGGTCGGCTGCGTTCACGATGCCTTTATCTCTCGTGGCTCCGGCATCCTGGACTTCGTCGAGGAGATGGAGGCCCTCCGGCCTGACATTTTCATCGTCAATGAAGATGGCAACATCCCGGCCAAACAGGACCTGTGCGCGGGCATGGGCGTCGAGTACGTCGTCCTCAAACGCGAACCCTATCCCGGCCTGGCCGCGCGCTCATCCACCAGCCTGCGCGCCCTGCAGACCATGCCCTATCGCATCGACCTGGCCGGCGGCTGGCTCGACCAGCCCTGGGTGTCCAAGTTTCATCCGGGGCCGGTGCTGACGATCTCGTTGCAGCCGACGGTCGAGTTCAACGAGCGCAGCGGCATGGCCTCCAGCACACGGCGCACCGCCCTCAACCTGTGGGGGCCGCGGCTGCCCGCTGGCGACCCCGAAAAACTGGCCTGGATCCTCTTCTGCTGCGACAACCCGCCCGGCAAGACCGAGATCTCCGGCTCGCAGGATGCCATCGGCCTGATCTTTCCCGGCCTCAATCGGGCCCACTATCAGGGCGGCTACTGGCCCACACGCATCGACTCGGTTCACGATGAAGAGATCCTGCAGTTCATCGAGGGCGCCCTCTACCTGGTGCCGCTCGGCCCGCGCGAGGCCGGATTCGATGTGCTCAGCGGTACGCGCATCGACCAGCAGGGGGCGAAGGCGCTGGCCGACGCCGCCGAAGCCTGTTGGGAGGCCATGCTGGGGCGAGACCTGACCGGCTTCGGGCGCTCGCTGCGCGCCGGTTTCGAGGCCCAGATCGCCATGTTCCCCAACATGGTCGTGCCCTCGATCACCCGGCTCATCGACCGCTATCGCGATGCGGCCCTGGGCTGGAAAGTGTCAGGCGCGGGCGGGGGCGGCTATCTCATCCTGGTGGCGGAGCAGCCAATCGCCAATGCCTTGCGCATCCTCATCCGCCGTCGCGACGAGCACTGACGCGACCGTCCGTTAGCTCCCGCCCATCGCCTCGCCGATCAACGCTGGGAGCCGGTCCACATCCGGGGCCAGCAACAGCTCGAAGGCCGGGACGGCATTGGCCAGGATGCGCAGCGCCTGCAGGTGGGGCGGGATGAAGTCGGCGTCCCAGTTCTCGACCGACTGGCCCACCAGCCGTTGGAGCGCAGCAAAGCGCGCGAGCGGGCGCAGGACCGAGGCGCTCAGGCCGGGTGTGACCTGTGGGAACAGCAGGGCGCCCGGCTCCGCCTCCTTCT
This window of the Caldilineales bacterium genome carries:
- a CDS encoding DMT family transporter — its product is MSSRRLIADSALLFVAFIWGVTFVMVQEAVRTYPVFPFLFTRFLLALVGLLPILWWRRSHLPPTPHQAPFRRQLAAGGLIGLFLFAGYAFQTAGLQYTTPAKAGFITGLGVVFVPAMGILLQRERLSPAVGLGIGAAALGLAFLSLSGVDLAQGVNRGDLLVLGCSISFAAQIFAVGQFAPRMNALALTTIQLATVVVLAGAASLLFETGAPWPPTGQPLFAAFFTGILCTALAFGIQTAAQRFTTVTHTALIFATEPVFAALASFVLIGERLGPAQMLGCGLILAGMLLAEVGPGLGGRVKREA
- a CDS encoding adenylyltransferase/cytidyltransferase family protein codes for the protein MSKKVLVSGCYDMLHSGHIAFFQEAAAYGDLYVALGSDRTVTEIKGRAPINSEEERLFMVRSVGCVHDAFISRGSGILDFVEEMEALRPDIFIVNEDGNIPAKQDLCAGMGVEYVVLKREPYPGLAARSSTSLRALQTMPYRIDLAGGWLDQPWVSKFHPGPVLTISLQPTVEFNERSGMASSTRRTALNLWGPRLPAGDPEKLAWILFCCDNPPGKTEISGSQDAIGLIFPGLNRAHYQGGYWPTRIDSVHDEEILQFIEGALYLVPLGPREAGFDVLSGTRIDQQGAKALADAAEACWEAMLGRDLTGFGRSLRAGFEAQIAMFPNMVVPSITRLIDRYRDAALGWKVSGAGGGGYLILVAEQPIANALRILIRRRDEH
- a CDS encoding VWA domain-containing protein; translation: MTRAKGGRRSTTRTERKRGRYIRARPAYDKMDDIAFDATFRQAAIQQVHRQRHDVAFAVEREDLQRKVRVRRASNLILFVVDASWSMAAAERMEATKGAVMSLLIDAYQRRDQVGLVVFQKERARVVLPPTSSVELAQKALRDVPVGGKTPLSSGLLTSYNVIMAARRRDPETRPLMFLLTDGAGNVSITGMAAQEEALRMADLFKQAHIRTVTVNMEHQAFDRGLAQQLADALGGACYNLPELRAESLLKTVQDELHGRR
- a CDS encoding ATP-binding protein, translated to MPAVYPFTAIVGQERMKRALILNAINPQIGGVLIRGERGTAKSTTARGLAALLPDLEVVEGCKFGCDPNQPLFLCTECQERLEREGILPITTRRIRFIDLPVSATEDRVVGTLDIEKAIKKGERHFEPGVLAAANRGLLYVDEVNLLDDHVVDLLLDSAAMGVNVVEREGISFQHPAAFILVGTMNPEEGDLRPQLLDRFAHAVDIEGIADASARVEIVRRRLAYERDPESFYADWAEREHHISAEIERARNRLPLVKYSDRDIYLIAHLTASFNVDGHRADIVILKTAAANAAYEGRLEINEHDIMIGAELALPHRLKRQPFQDASLQPQQLQQRMQQAQQQAESEQMQRAEAGAPGEVKKKTVT
- a CDS encoding PIG-L family deacetylase, yielding MITPIYSLVIGFGGLVCLLFGLRMSWAWIGFAVFQLAWRLGDLLLYRSSDWVRTLGALAIGLVASIFVLLVVWRLPRLTVIVGGFVAGASITLTLLGTIYVDVATWVLIVLPLVAALAGAAICWRRLSFRTAVIVLSAITGAHLLSNLVRDLLDAAVIAGLSASLRPQLFAPMFATTDALQTAIFLVLTGVGIHYQAHRQPHWQPALGLAGVLFSATILISCARQPVPLDKPLALVNPGADVTPEDRPQINLRPDDRILVLVPHPDDEVLAAAGVIQRALSMGLPVEVVYFTNGDYNQGSFALYFRRISLSPAEALRGGYVRYAEALAAMTTLGVSSDHIRFLGYPDFGTRDIWLNHWADRPPYRARLTRRNAVPYHRTQSYGAAYRGESILADLETILRDTRPTIIFTSHPGDKHPDHQVLPLYLRVAMWDLAAEIGQPQVYYFITHYGRWPQPKGLDPAWPNNPPEEFDVGNRWHSFALTSTEVERKLTALKQHDSQWGSDQPFLESFVRRNESFDTLPDIRLDPQHRQAIIAYESSALPDQPLAGLEPQDQAAFVDADLRTISLEDDKLVLSLIFSTPLSRNVKAQVHLAGYRADRPFAQMPKITIDTTSLGAKVYERGRRLASNRVETRGDALTRQISVPLAMLGDPDRVLLTAWITNDDVPLDSVPWIVIDLSANP